In the Burkholderia contaminans genome, TCGGACTTGCGGAACGAGTCGAGCGCATCCTGCGTCATGAACAGGAACACGATCGCCTTCGACTGTGCGCCGGCCTGCAGGCCGACCGACAGCGACGACGTGTTGTAGTAGCCGACCGTGCTGCCGCCTACGCGCAGCGCGCCGTTGCCGGACTGGCCGCCGACGATGAAGCCGGCTTGCAGCACGTTCGGGAACACGAGCACGCCGCGCGATTTCGCGACGAGCTCACGCGAACCCGGCACCGTCGAATAGAGGCGCGACAGCGTCGCGTTGACGCTGGCGTCGATCGACTGGCGCTTCGACGCGCTGGCCGCGGCGCCGTCCGGTTTGTCCGGGGTGGTCGTGCAGCCGGCGAGCGCGAGGCTGCCGAGCAGGACGGCGGCGGCGGCTTTCATGGCAAAGGTCTTTTGCATGGCGTTACTCCTTCGTTTGTCTGATTGAGGACGGACGGGGCGGGCGCGTGGCGGCCGGCTCCGCTCAACGGCGGGCAAGGAGCAGGCCCGCAACGAACGCGAGGCCGGCGACGACGCCGGCGGTTTGCCACGGGTTGTCCTGCACGACCTGCGACACGCGTTCGGCCGAATCGCGCAGCCGGGCGGCCGCGCTGCCCGACGCATGGTCGAGCGCGCCGCGCGCTTCATCGAGCCTGGATTGCACGCGCTTGCGCAGCGCGGCGATATCGCCGTCGCCATCGTTTTTCAGCAGATCTTCCAGTTCGTCGACCAGCCCGCGCAGATCGTCGGTGACGTCGGCATGCAGGTCGCGGGCGGCCGAGCGCGTCGTGCGCCCCACGCGCCGGCCCGTGCGACGAATGTCGGAGAGGCCGCGGTCCAGCTTGTGTTCGATCGAGTCGGTGAGCGCCATGGTGTTTATCCTCCTTCGATTACAAGGCAAATTTGAAGATAAGACGAATCCCAGCAACCTGTGTGATTCACTTGGCCCGATTTTGTTTCGAGACAAATTTTCAATTCGTCGGCAGGATTGCCGCACAGCCCCGCCACACGGGGCGGCGCGGCGATTGAAAAAAATTCGTATTTCGGGCGAAGCGGTGTATCGGGCTGCGGTACACGGTGAAGGTCCGGTAAATATCGCGTCGCCAGGGCCATCAGGTAAATAGTGCCGTTGCAAGCCTTGTGCTGATGCAAATGCACTAATCGACGCCTGCTGGAGTAGCACGGTTCGTGCCCGGGGCTGCTGACGTGCCGCCATCGCCAAGCGCGACGTCGATCACGACGGGATCGTGATCCGATGACCGGTACGCGTCGGGTGCGTAATAAATCGACCGATGTGCGGACGTTTTGTAATCAGGCACGGGTTGGAGGGCGGCAGGCTCGTCGGCGTTGATGTGCCAGACGTGTACGGCCCTCACGCGCGCGGCGAGCGCCGGCGTGGCCAGCGTGTGGTCGAGGCTGCCCGCTTCGCCGCGAAATACGTAGCTGTACGCAGCATCGCCGACGAAGCGCGTCACCAGGTTCTCGTAGCCGCGCGACTCGAGCGCGCGCACCGGGTCTTCCTTCGCGTAGCTGTTCAGGTCGCCGATCAGCAGCACGCCATCGGCCATGGTGCCGGTCGGCGATGTGGCGAGCCAGTCGGCGACGCGCGCGGCGGCTCGCGTGCGCGCCGCATTCCAGCAGCCCTGGCCGTCCGACTGGTCACGATCGGCGCCGGTCGCGTTCGGGCAGTTCTTCGATTTCAGGTGATTGACCGCGACCGTGACGGTGCGCGTGCCGCCGATGCGCCGGAACGTCTGCGCGAGCGGCGGGCGGTGCCGGCCGCCGAGGGCGACGGTCGCGGCCCGCCCGGCCGGCTCGACCGTGCGGCTGTCGTACAGCAGCGCGACTGCGATCGCATCGCGGCCGAGGCGCGCGGTGCCGGGTTCGACCGCGCGCCAGCCGTCGCCGAGTTGCGCGGCGAGACGCTGGACGGCGCTCGCGTTGCCGTGGCCGTTGTTCGCGATCTCCATCAGCCCGATCACGTCGGCACGCAGCGCGCGCAACGCCGCGACGATTTTCGCCTCCTGCCGCGCGAACGCGGCGGGCGTTTTCGCGCCGCGGCTGGCCGGGGCATCGAATCCGCCGCCGCTCCCGTCGCCGTTGAAATAGTTGAATACGTTGAACGACACGATGCGCACGTCGGCATCCGGGTGCCGGGCCGGCGCCTCGGTACGCGGGTTCGGGGCGGCATCGAACACCGGCGCCGCGCCGGCAACCGGTTGCAGCCGCCATGCGCCGTAGCGCAGTTCGAGCACGCCTTCGACGCCGCGTACCGTGTAGCCCGCGCGCAGCGTGTTGGCGGCGCTCAGCGACGGCGGCGGATAGCGCACGATTGAGGGATCGCGGCGGCTCGAGCCGTCGTCGAGCACGATGCGGTTGCGTGCGTTGGCGGTCGCGATCGCGGCGGCCTCGGCCGGCGGGGCGACGTGGGTCGGGATGCGCAGCCGGCCGTGGCTGAGGACGATGCTGCCGTAGCGGCCGAGTTCGTGGGTGTCGGTGACCGTCAGGGTTTGCGGCAGGCGCACCCGCATGCCTTCAAGCGCGGCCAGCACCGCGTCGGTGGCGACGGGCAGCGTGAGCGTTGCAGGCGTGACCTTTTGCCCGCGGGCGCAGACGGTCACGCCGCCCGACAACGTGAATTGCGTCCGGCCGTAGCGCTCGTCGACGCGGCCCGTGAGATGCACGAGATCGCCGGCTTTCGCGCTGGCATTGGGCGCGTACACGAACATGCCTTCGGGGACGCCCGGCCGGTGCCGGCGCTGCGCGTCGGCCTGCTGGACGAAGAAGCCGCCGAGGCCGTGGGCGCCGCCGAACGCAGCCGTGACGACCGCTTCGATCGACGTCGTTTGCCCAGCCAGCGGCGACGGGCCCCCGGCGCCGCGAAGGTCGGCAATCGGCATGGTTGCGCCGCCGCAGCCGGCGCTGACCGGCGGCGCGGCCACGGCCGGCCGGGCAGGGGGAGCGGCGAGCGCGGTGAGGGCGATGAACGGTGCAACGGCAAGCGGTACAAGCAGGCGTGACATGGGGCGGTCCACAGGAAGAAAATCCGACGGTTCGGGAAGGCATCTTGACGGCAAAATGTCAGGAAGCGGCCGAAATGGCCGTCCGGCCATAGCCGATCGGCCGACGAGGCAAGCCGCACGGCGGCTGCTACGCTTTTGCATCGGCCGGCGCATCCCGATCGCGCAGCGAACGCCGCCGCGCCCCGTTCCCACAGGAGAAATCCATGTCTTACATGCTGTTGATTGTCGAGCCGACCGACCAGCGCGCCGAACGCACGCTCGACGAAGGTCAGGCGTTGTATGCGCGGATGGTCGATTTCGCCGAGACGCTGAAGGCGCGCGGCGTGCTGCGCGGCGTCGAGTCGCTGGAGCGCTCGGAGCGCGGCACGCGCGTGCAGGTGCGCAACGGCGAGACGCGCCTGATCGACGGTCCGTTCGCGGAGGCGAAGGAGATGGTCGGCGGCTTCTTCATCGTCGACGTCGACACGCGCGAGGAAGCGATCGAGATCGCGCGCCAGTGCCCGGCGGCGCAATGGTGCACGGTCGAGGTGCGGGCGGTCGGCCCGTGCTTCCTGTGAAGGTTGCGACTCGGTATTTACCCTGATATGTCGCGGAATGTGTCGATCCGGCCGTCTTCCGGCCGTCGTCCGGATAAGGCGCCGTTGAATCGGCGCTGCCTTCCACCGACGACAAGGAGTGAACGATGCGATTCATGATCATGATCCGGGCGAACGCCGTCAGCGAATCCGACGCGTTGCCGGACAACCGGCTGGTCGAGGCCATGACCGTCTATCACGAGGAACTGGCCAGGGCCGGCGTGCTGCTCGACGCGAACGGGCTGCGGCCAAGCGCGCGTGGGTGGCGCGTGCACTACACGGGCGGCAAGGGCACCGTGATCGACGGCCCGTTCGCCGAAACGAAGGAACTGATTGCCGGCTATACGCTGATCCAGGTGCGGTCGCGCGATGAAGCGCTCGAATGGACACGCCGGTTCCCCGCGCCGTTCGGTGCCGAGATGGATTGCGAGATCGAGGTGCGGCCGCTGTTCGAGCTCGACGACCTCACGCCGAGCGACGCGGTCGAGCGGTTCCGCGAACTCCACGTCGGCCGTACCGGCGCCTGACTGATTGCCCGCCTGAATCCAACCTCACCGGGAGCACCCGACATGCACAAGATGGTCTTCATCAACCTGCCCGTGGCCGACCTGCCGCGCTCGAAGGCGTTCTACCAGGCGCTCGGCTTCGAGGTCGTACCGGCCTATACCAACGACCAGGCCGCCTGCATCAAGATCAGCGACACGATCTTCGCGATGCTGCTCGTGCGGCCGTTCTTCCAGACGTTCACCGGCAAAACCATCATCGATCCGGCAACGCAGGTGCAGGTCCTGTCGTGCCTGTCGTGCGACAGCCGGGCCGAGGTCGACGCGATCGTCGCGAAGGCGCTGGCGGCCGGCGGGTCCGCGCCGCAGGCGCCGCGCGAGTACCCGAACATGTACGGCCACGGGTTCGACGATCCGGACGGCCATGCATGGGAGCTGATGGCCATGCCGCTGGGCGCTTCCACCGAGGGGCAGGCGTCGTGACGCGTGAGGCGACTCACCGTGCGATCGAAGCGGTCTGGCGAATCGAGGCGCCCAAGATCATCGCGCGCGCCGCGCGCGTGGTGCGCGACGTCGGCGTGGCCGAGGAACTGGCGCAGGACACGCTCGTCGCGGCGCTCGAGCACTGGCCCGTCGACGGCGTGCCCGACAACCCGGCCGCATGGCTGATGACGGCCGTGAAGCGTCGCGCACTCGATCGTGTCCGGCAGGAGTCGCTTCACGCGGCGAAGCGCGACCAGCTCGGCCACGAGATGGACGCGCTCGAAGCGCACGTCGTCCCCGACATCGCGGACGCGCTTGCCGACGCGAGCGACGACGACATCGGCGACGACCTTTTGCGGCTGATCTTCACGTCGTGCCATCCGGTGCTGTCGACCGATGCGCGCGTGGCACTCACGCTGCGGCTGCTCGGCGGGCTGACGACGGGCGAGATCGCGCGCGCCTTCCTCACGCCCGAGCCCACGATCGCGCAGCGGATCGTGCGCGCAAGCGCACGCTCGCGGCGGCGCACGTGCCGTTCGAGGTGCCGGCGGCCGATGCGCGGCCCGCGCGGCTCGCGTCGGTGCTCGAAGTGATCTATCTCGTGTTCAACGAAGGCCATGCGGCGACCTCGGGCGACGACTGGACGCGCCCGGCGCTGTGCGACGAGGCGTTGCGGCTCGGCCGGGTGCTGGCCGGGCTGGCGCCGGACGAGAGCGAGGTGCTCGGGCTCGTCGCGCTGATGGAGCTGCAGGCGTCGCGCATGCATGCGCGCACCGATGCGCAGGGCCGGCCCGTGCTGCTACTCGACCAGGATCGCAGCCGCTGGGATCCGCTGCTGATCCGGCGCGGCATCGCGGCGCTCGAACGTGCGACGAAGCTCGGCGGCGTACGCGGGCCGTATGCGCTGCAGGCCGCGCTGGCCGCCTGCCATGCGCGTGCGCGGCAAGCGTCGGATACGGACTGGGCGCAGATCGTCGCGCTGTATGACGCGCTCGCCGAAGTCGCACCGTCGCCCGTCGTCGAGCTGAATCGCGCGGTGGCCGTCGGGATGGCGTTCGGGCCTGCTGCGGCGCTCGAACTCGTCGACGCGCTGCGCGACGATCCCGCGCTCGCGCGCTATCACTGGCTGCCGAGCGTGCGCGGCGACCTGCTGGCGAAGCTGGGCCGTGCCGACGAGGCGAAGGCCGAATTCCGCCGCGCGGCGGAACTGACGCGCAACGAGCGCGAGCGCGAATTGCTGCTGAGGCGCGCGACGGACGCTTGACGCGCGCGGCATGCGGCGCACGCCGAGAGCCACATGCCATGAGCCACGACCCGCGACCCGCGACCCGCGACCCGCGAGCCACGAGCCACGAGCCACGAGCCACGAGCCACATACCACGACCACATGCCACGAGCGAACCCGGCACACCGTGCACCAGCCCCGCCCTGCGGCGCTTGCCACTCCGCGTCCCCGCACCGCTCGCCGCTCCCCCGCCAAGCACTATCGTCCGGATTGAAAAAGCCTATTGGGGGATGCGAACGCGAGCGCCTAGATTGAAGAGCACGATGCGTGCGCCCGGCACCCGCATCGTTCCCCACATACCTGATCGGCCCGGCTTCGCACGCGGCCGCGCCGACTCGAACGGAGGCGCAAATGGCTCAACTCAAGGGCAGCAAAACCGAAGAGAACCTGAAGGCCGCATTCGCGGGCGAATCGCAGGCGAACCGGCGTTATCTGTATTTCGCTTCGAAGGCCGACGTCGAAGGCCAGAACGACGTCGCCGCGCTGTTCCGCTCGACCGCCGAAGGCGAAACCGGCCATGCGCACGGCCACCTCGAATACCTGGAGGCCGTCGGCGATCCGGCAACGGGCTTGCCGTTCGGTTCATCGCGGCAGAATCTCGAATCGGCGATCGCCGGCGAAACGCACGAGTACACCGACATGTATCCGGGCATGGCGAAGACGGCGCGCGACGAAGGTTTCGACGAAATCGCGAACTGGTTCGAGACGCTCGCGAAGGCCGAACGCAGCCACGCGAACCGCTACACGAAGGCGCTGGACAGTCTCGTCGACTGACGGGCCGCCGCGGGCCGCACGGCAGGCCGTGCGACCGGCGAGCGGCCGGCTGTTCGTTCATCGCTGCCCGCATCGGGCGGGCGGCGCTGGCGCGCATGCGCGCCACGCTGGATGGAGCGCCCCATGCCCCACAAGGAAGGCAGTCTCGAAGCCCCGACCCGGCATCCGCTCGACTGGCAGTCCGATGCGTTCTACGACCAGGCCGCGATCGATGCGGAAATGACGCGCGTGTTCGACATCTGCGCCGGGTGCCGGCGCTGCGTGTCGTTGTGCGGCGCGTTTCCGACGCTGTTCGATCTGGTCGACGACACGCCGATGGGCGATATCGAGGAGGTGCCGAAGGCCGCGTTCGGCAAGGTCGTCGACCAGTGCTACCTGTGCGACCTCTGCTACATGACGAAATGCCCGTACGTGCCGCCGCATGCATGGAACGTCGATTTCCCGCACCTGATGCTGCGCGGCAAGGCCGCGCGCTACAAGCGCGGCGAAGCGACGTTGCGCGACAAGGTGCTGTCGAACACCGACGCGCTCGGCCACTTCGCCGGCATTCCGATCGTCACGCAGGCGGTGAACGCGGTGAACCGCACGCCGCCTGCGCGCCATGCGCTCGAGGCGACGCTCGGCGTCGATCGCGATGCTTGGCTGCCGGAATTCGCGCCGCGCAAGTTCCGGCGCACGGCGAAGCCGTCGGACGGCTTGCCGGTGCGCGACGGCGAACGCACGCCCGGCAAGGTCGCGATCTACGCGACGTGCTACGTGAATTTCAACGAGCCCGGCATCGGCCACGACCTGCTCGCGATCCTCGCGCACAACGACATTCCGTACGAGCTCGTCGCGCGCGAAGCCTGCTGCGGGATGCCGCTGCTCGAGCAGGGCAATCTCGCCGGCGTGGCCGCGAAGAAGGACGTGAACCTGCCCGTGCTCGAACGCTATGCGCGCGAAGGCTATGCGCTGATCGGCGCGATCCCGAGCT is a window encoding:
- a CDS encoding BPSL1445 family SYLF domain-containing lipoprotein, encoding MQKTFAMKAAAAVLLGSLALAGCTTTPDKPDGAAASASKRQSIDASVNATLSRLYSTVPGSRELVAKSRGVLVFPNVLQAGFIVGGQSGNGALRVGGSTVGYYNTSSLSVGLQAGAQSKAIVFLFMTQDALDSFRKSEGWAAGADASVAVVKVGANGAVDSNTATAPVEVLILTNAGLMGDLSVNGTKVTKLNI
- a CDS encoding DUF883 family protein gives rise to the protein MALTDSIEHKLDRGLSDIRRTGRRVGRTTRSAARDLHADVTDDLRGLVDELEDLLKNDGDGDIAALRKRVQSRLDEARGALDHASGSAAARLRDSAERVSQVVQDNPWQTAGVVAGLAFVAGLLLARR
- a CDS encoding ExeM/NucH family extracellular endonuclease — protein: MSRLLVPLAVAPFIALTALAAPPARPAVAAPPVSAGCGGATMPIADLRGAGGPSPLAGQTTSIEAVVTAAFGGAHGLGGFFVQQADAQRRHRPGVPEGMFVYAPNASAKAGDLVHLTGRVDERYGRTQFTLSGGVTVCARGQKVTPATLTLPVATDAVLAALEGMRVRLPQTLTVTDTHELGRYGSIVLSHGRLRIPTHVAPPAEAAAIATANARNRIVLDDGSSRRDPSIVRYPPPSLSAANTLRAGYTVRGVEGVLELRYGAWRLQPVAGAAPVFDAAPNPRTEAPARHPDADVRIVSFNVFNYFNGDGSGGGFDAPASRGAKTPAAFARQEAKIVAALRALRADVIGLMEIANNGHGNASAVQRLAAQLGDGWRAVEPGTARLGRDAIAVALLYDSRTVEPAGRAATVALGGRHRPPLAQTFRRIGGTRTVTVAVNHLKSKNCPNATGADRDQSDGQGCWNAARTRAAARVADWLATSPTGTMADGVLLIGDLNSYAKEDPVRALESRGYENLVTRFVGDAAYSYVFRGEAGSLDHTLATPALAARVRAVHVWHINADEPAALQPVPDYKTSAHRSIYYAPDAYRSSDHDPVVIDVALGDGGTSAAPGTNRATPAGVD
- a CDS encoding YciI family protein, whose translation is MSYMLLIVEPTDQRAERTLDEGQALYARMVDFAETLKARGVLRGVESLERSERGTRVQVRNGETRLIDGPFAEAKEMVGGFFIVDVDTREEAIEIARQCPAAQWCTVEVRAVGPCFL
- a CDS encoding YciI family protein: MRFMIMIRANAVSESDALPDNRLVEAMTVYHEELARAGVLLDANGLRPSARGWRVHYTGGKGTVIDGPFAETKELIAGYTLIQVRSRDEALEWTRRFPAPFGAEMDCEIEVRPLFELDDLTPSDAVERFRELHVGRTGA
- a CDS encoding VOC family protein encodes the protein MHKMVFINLPVADLPRSKAFYQALGFEVVPAYTNDQAACIKISDTIFAMLLVRPFFQTFTGKTIIDPATQVQVLSCLSCDSRAEVDAIVAKALAAGGSAPQAPREYPNMYGHGFDDPDGHAWELMAMPLGASTEGQAS
- a CDS encoding rubrerythrin family protein, with the translated sequence MAQLKGSKTEENLKAAFAGESQANRRYLYFASKADVEGQNDVAALFRSTAEGETGHAHGHLEYLEAVGDPATGLPFGSSRQNLESAIAGETHEYTDMYPGMAKTARDEGFDEIANWFETLAKAERSHANRYTKALDSLVD
- a CDS encoding heterodisulfide reductase-related iron-sulfur binding cluster, which codes for MPHKEGSLEAPTRHPLDWQSDAFYDQAAIDAEMTRVFDICAGCRRCVSLCGAFPTLFDLVDDTPMGDIEEVPKAAFGKVVDQCYLCDLCYMTKCPYVPPHAWNVDFPHLMLRGKAARYKRGEATLRDKVLSNTDALGHFAGIPIVTQAVNAVNRTPPARHALEATLGVDRDAWLPEFAPRKFRRTAKPSDGLPVRDGERTPGKVAIYATCYVNFNEPGIGHDLLAILAHNDIPYELVAREACCGMPLLEQGNLAGVAAKKDVNLPVLERYAREGYALIGAIPSCVLMYKSELPLMFPGDEAVRAVADAFWDPFEYVIARHRDGLLKTDFKTGLGTVSYHVPCHARVQNIGRKTADALSLVPDTRVNVVERCSGHAGTFGVKKGFHADAMRIGGPVFKAMAEPQPDVVSSDCALAGHHIVQGIEDKGLPSAPLAHPLTLLRRAYGI